CCAGCCGATCCGGATCGCGGGTGGCGCGGGCCAGGGCTGGCGCCGCCGGCTGGCCCAGCAGGCCGAGCTGCTCGATACCCTCGGCCGCCATGGCGCGCAGGGCGGGATCTCCCGAGAGCAACGCCCGCTGCAAGTCGGCGACCGCCCAGACTTCCGACCCGATCTGGGCTAGCGCCACCGCGGCGTGCGCGGCAACGTCTCCCCCCCGATCGTCGAGCAGGTGGCGCAGCGCGGGCATGGCCCCGGCGGCCTCGGGGCCGAAGCGGCCGAGGACGAAGGCGGCGTTTGCGCGGACCAGCGCGTCCTGATCCCGGGCGGCGGCGGCCAACCCCGGGACGGTGCGGCGCGGGTCTGCCGTCACCGAGCGCACCTTGGTCAGGAGGTCGTTGCGGGCGGCCCGGGTGGCGGCCGCGCCCTCGAGGTGGGCACGCACGGCCGGCGCCAGCGGATCAGGGCGCGGAACCGCGACGACCCGGGGCGGGGCCATCACGCGCGGCGCCGGCGAAGCCTTGGCGCCTGGCGCCTGCTTCGCGGTCGCCCTGGGGGTCGCCTTCGCGACGCCCGCGGCGCGATGCTTCGAGCGGGCGTCTACCGGCACCGTGGCCGCGGCGCCCAGCGCCACTACGGCCACGAGGAGCGAAAGGGCGATTCTCCTGCCTGCCGTCATGCCCGATTGATACCCGGAGGGCGGGAATCCTACGCGCATCGCGCCGATGGGCCTCCCCCGGTCCCGCGGGCGCGCCGCCGGGGCAGGCCCGGCCGGCGGGACTGCCGCGACGTGAAACGAATCAGGCGGCCTGGGCGTAGCGCAGGAGGTGCGCCGCGTCTTCGGCCGACTGCCTGGCCGTGTTGGCTTGCAGGGCGGCGGCCCGGTTGGCAGCCGCGACGATCGGGGCCGCTTCCTGGCTGACCTTCTCCGAGATTTCCGCCTGCTTGGCGGCGAAATTGTCGGAGAACACGAGACCCTGCTCGAAGAGGAACCGGATCTCGCGCTTGGCGTCGCGGGCCAGGTCGGCGACGGGTCTGGCTTGCCTGGCGGCCGCGGGCGCCGGCAGATTCGCCGAAGCCTGCTGAGCCGCCATTCGTCCGGCGGCCGAGATCTCCGCGATGGCCCCGGCGGCGATGGACTCGGCCGTCGGAACCAGCGTGTGCGTCGCCACGCGAATGCTTCCTGCTACTTGCGATGATCTTGCATCGGCGGGGCCGGCCTGCCGGGCCCGATTGTCACCACTGCCGCCCGCATCGCGGGGGCCGACCCGATTGGGGTCCCCTCCCAGGATGGAGAGACGGAACATGGCTGGACTCCCTTCCAGTTTGCTTGGCGAATCCTTCCCTGGATTCGCTCGCCTCACAGGAGTTGTAGGTTCTCCTTCCTTCGTCCTTGCTCGGCTAATACACTATCTGCCCGAACTTTGAGAAGTTATATCGTCGCGAAGTACTGACCTTTACGGATCTTTACCGAACGTAATGCTACATCAAGGCGTGCATGACCTGTTCGAAAGCTTCGCGGGGCGGCCGCGTCCGTCCAAGCGGCAGCGTGGCCAGGGGATCATCGACCATGTCGAGCTGCTCGATCAAGTTGCGGCGCGTCTGATCATGGAAGATCAGGCCAGTGAGGAACTCCTGATTCTCTTCAGCCTGAAGCAGCGTGAGCATGGCCTGGGACTTGCTGCCGGGATCGTAGTCACGATCGGTCTTACGTAAGCGAATCACGGAGCCATCGTGAAGTTTGACGTCCCGAATGGCGCCGGGATCGAAGTCGCCGACCAGTTCGATTGGCTCGAAGGACGGGATGAAATCCAGCTCATGCAGCGGGATCTCGTGATCCTTGGCGTACTTGTAGCTCTTCGTCGAGCCCTCGTGGTTGTTGAAGGTAACGCACGGGCTGATGACATCCAGGATCGCGCACCCCTCGTGCGCGATCGCGCCTTGCAGGAGCGTCGAAAGCTGCCTGGGATCTCCCGAGAAGCCGCGGGCCACGTAGCTGCACCCTAGCTGGAGCGCCAGCATGCACATGTCGATGGGCGGCATCTCGTTGTGGGCCCCGCCCTTCGAGGCGCTGCCCATGTCGGCGGTGGCGGAGAACTGGCCCTTGGTGAGACCGTACACTCCGTTGTTCTCGATGATGTACACCATCGGGACGTTGCGCCGCACCATGTGGCAGAACTGGCCGAGGCCGATGGACGCTGTGTCGCCGTCGCCCGAGACGCCTATTGCCTTGAGCTGGCGGTTGGCGACCATCGCGCCCGTGGCGATGGCGGGCATGCGGCCGTGGACGCCGTTGAAGCCGTGGGCGCGGTTGAGGAAGTAAGCGGGCGTCTTGGACGAACAGCCGATACCCGACAGCTTGGCGACCATGTGCGGCGGCACGCCCATCTTGTAGTAGGCCTCGATGATGCGGCTCGTGATGGAGTCATGGCCGCAGCCGTTGCAGAGCGTCGAGGGGCCGCCCGCGTAGTCGGCCTTGGTCAGGCCGATATGGTTGACGTTTCTCTTGGGTTCGCTGCTGACGGCCATCGTCACTTGCCCTCCTGCTCGGAGATCTGGTCGCTGATGGTGCGGGCATCGACGGTCCAGCCGTCGTAGATCAGGACGCTCCGCAGCTTGCCCACATGCTCGGGGGCCAGTTCGAGCTTGAGCAGGCCCTTGAGCTGCGCGTCGCGGTTTTGCTCGATCACGTACACCCGGTCGTGCGCCGCCACGAAGTCGAAGACCTCCCGGCAGAACGGCATGGCGCGGAGCCGCAGGTAGTCGGTCGCGATGCCGTGCTCCGCGGCGAGCTGATCGCGGGCCTCGCTCATCGACGCGTCGGTCGTCCCGAAGGCGATCAGCCCGACCTTGCTGCCGCCGCCGTCCACCACCGGCCCCGGCACCGCGTCCCGGGCGGTGTCGTACTTGCGGCCAAGGCGATCCATCAGGTTCTTGTAGTCGGCCGGCTTCTCCGAGTAGCGCGCCTCGTCGTTGTGGCCCGAGCCACGGGCGAAATAGGCGCCCAGGGGATGCGGGGTGCCCGGGAGCGTGCGGTACGGGATGCCGTCGCCGTCCACATCGCGGTAGCGGGCGAACTCGCCCAGGCGCTCCAGGTCGGCGGCAGCCAGCACCTTGCCCCGGTCGACGGGGGCGGTCGGATACCGGAACGGCTCGCTCATCCAGTAATTCATGCCGAGATCCAGATCGAGGAGGACGAATACCGGGGTCTGGAACCGCTCGGCCAGGTCGAACGCGGCCCCGGCAAACTCGAAAGCCTCGGCGACCGAGCCCGGAATCAGCGCGATGTGCTTGGTGTCGCCGTGCGACAGGAACGCCACGAACGAGAGGTCGGCCTGCGACGTGCGCGTCGGCAGGCCCGTCGACGGGCCTAGCCGCTGCACGTCGAAGACGACGGCCGGTACCTCCACGAAGTAGGCCAGGCCGGCAAACTCGGCCATCAGCGAGATGCCCGGGCCCGACGTCGCGGTCATGGCCCGCGCCCCGGCCCAGCCGGCGCCGATCACCATGCCCAGAGCGGCGAGTTCGTCCTCGGCCTGGATGACGGCGAAGGAAGCCTTTCCGGACTCCTCCACGCGGAGCTTCTGGAGGTAATTGATCGTGGACTCGCACAGGCTGGATGACGGGGTGATGGGGTACCACGCCACGACCGTGCAGCCGGCGAAGACGCAGCCGAGGGCGGCCGCGGCGTTGCCGTCGATGATGATCTTCCCGTCGGTCATGGTCATGCGCTCGGCCTTGATGCGATCGCGCTTGGACAGATTGCCGGCGGCGTACTGCCAGCCCTTTTCGACGGCCTGGCTGTTGAGTTCGGCCGCCTTGGGCTTGTTGCGGAACTGGCGATTGATGGCCTTGTCGATTTCCGCCCGGTCGAGATCGAGGAGGAAGCCCACGACGCCGACGTAGACCATGTTTGCCAGAAGCTTCTTGAGCTTGACGTCGCCGCTGATCTCGCCGGCCAGCTTGTTGAACGGGACCGCGTAGGCCACGATGTCCTCGCGGAGCGGCGAGCCCAGGCGCATGTCGGAGTTGTAGATCGCCACGCTGCCGCGCGGCAGGGCCGCGAGGTCCTCGTCCACGGTCTCGGGGTTCATCGCGACCAGGAGGTCCACGTCGCGCTTGCGGCCGACGTAGCCGCGCTTGTTGGCGCGGATCGTGTACCAGGTGGGCAACCCGGCGATGTTGCTCGGGAAGAGGTTCTTCCCGCTCACGGGGATCCCCATCTGGAAGAGCGTCCGCAGCAGGACCATGTTGGCCGACTGCGAGCCCGAGCCGTTGACGGTGGCGACCTGGATGCTCCAGTCGTTGACGAGCGGTTCGCCTTCAGGCGTCGTCGCCTGCGTGCCCGTCAGCGGCACGGCGGTTTCGAGAGCCATTTCTCAAAATCCTCTCAAACTCGTTAATGAAGTTGTTTACCGGGTCTTGGCTAGATCGGCAGTGCCATCTTAACACGAGAACCCCGCGCTTGCTGGAAGCGCGGGGCCCTACGTAGTTTCCCGAAGGGACTACTTGATCTCGAACTTGCCGATGTCCTTCCACTTGCCGATGCTCTGGAGGGTACCGGTGTAGGTCTTGTCGTCGTCCTTGGTGATGACGCGGACCTTGTAGCCCACGGGGCTCGTGCCGTACCAGTAGTTGACCGAGACCGCGTAGGTGGTCTTCCCGCCCGTGAAGGTCTCCGGCCCGTAGCCCTCGGTGTTGTCCAGGTCAAGGCTCCCCGCCGAGATGGTGAAGTTGCCGAACCAGGCTTCCTTGCGGGCCACCGTGTCGTACACGTGCAGGTCGACGTCGGTGCCGTCGCCCTTGTCCCAGGTGAGGATTACGGTGAACGGCCGGATCTTGGACTCGTCGAGAGCCGACGCGTCGAGGGCGATGGCGTTGCTCAGGGCGCCGGAAGCGGAATCCTTGAGCTGCAGCACGTACTTGGCCTTGTCACGCGGGATGGCGAAGACGTAGCCGCCCGAGTTGTCCGACACGAGCTTGCCGCCGGAGAACTTGACCTTGGTCTCCGCGACGACGCCCTTGTCGGTGCTGCCGGGCTTGATGCGCGAGATCTTGAGGACGCCCTCGGTGATGGTCCCCGAGGTGACCGAGGCGGTCAGCAGGATCTTGTTGCTCTTGGCGGTGTCGGCCAGGTCGGTCCCGGACAGCTTGTAGACCTTGAAGCCGTCGCTCCCGTCCTCGGTGGTGGCGGCGGGATCGATACCGCTTCCCAGCTTGGCGGCGGCGAAGGTGCCGAACACGACCGCGGCCTGCTTGGGCTTTGAGAGCTGCGACTGGTCGAGGACCGAGTCGGCCGGCTTGGGCGTCGGCGTGGGAGTCGCGGCGGGCGCCGGGGTGGCCACGGGCTCGGGAGTAGGCGCGGCCTCGCTGGTGGTGGGCGGCGCGGGCGGCGTGTCATTCGGGAGCTGGAAGTCGATCGTCACTTCCTTGGTGGGATCCGGGAAGAGGATCTTCTCGGTCTTGAACTCGGGAATGGCCTCGCCGGGCTTGAGGTTGAGTTCGAAGAGCTTCTTGCTGTCGCGGTCGACGCCGCGATAGTCCTTACCGCGGGAGTTGGCCGCGACGATGACGTACGGGCCCTCGAGGACCTTGAGGTCGGCGAACTTGAACGCGCCGCTGGTATCGGTCTGGGTCTTGCGGGCGGACGCCTTGGCCGCGAGCTTCTCCAGATCGACAACGCCGTCGCTATTGATGACGTCGGAAATCTCCTTGTTGGTGTAAACCTGCACCGTGGCGTCCTTGAGCCCGTTGTTGTCGGGATCGACGACCTTGCCCGAGATGGTGCCCTTGATTTCGCCGGTCACGCTCTGGAGCGCCGGGCAGGCCGTCACCGTGTAGGCCGAAACTACCAACCCGAGCGCGAGCGCGCCCTTTCTCCAGAATCTGTCCACGAGTAAAACCTCCTACCGCGTTGCGGGACGCGCCATGGTAGCACGCTGGCGGGCCAGGTTATAACGGGCGACGAACCCGCGGGCCTGCGGAGCGGCGCGATCTTCCGGGGCGAGGTCCACGAAGCGCCTGAATGCCTGGACGGCCTCGTCGTCGCGCCTCTGCCGGTGCAGGGCGACCCCCAGGTTGAAGTGCGCTTCCGGAAAGTCGGGCTGCACGGCCAGGGCCTTTCGGCATTCCGCCTCGGCGT
Above is a window of Candidatus Tanganyikabacteria bacterium DNA encoding:
- a CDS encoding 2-oxoacid:ferredoxin oxidoreductase subunit beta, which encodes MAVSSEPKRNVNHIGLTKADYAGGPSTLCNGCGHDSITSRIIEAYYKMGVPPHMVAKLSGIGCSSKTPAYFLNRAHGFNGVHGRMPAIATGAMVANRQLKAIGVSGDGDTASIGLGQFCHMVRRNVPMVYIIENNGVYGLTKGQFSATADMGSASKGGAHNEMPPIDMCMLALQLGCSYVARGFSGDPRQLSTLLQGAIAHEGCAILDVISPCVTFNNHEGSTKSYKYAKDHEIPLHELDFIPSFEPIELVGDFDPGAIRDVKLHDGSVIRLRKTDRDYDPGSKSQAMLTLLQAEENQEFLTGLIFHDQTRRNLIEQLDMVDDPLATLPLGRTRPPREAFEQVMHALM
- a CDS encoding 2-oxoacid:acceptor oxidoreductase subunit alpha; its protein translation is MALETAVPLTGTQATTPEGEPLVNDWSIQVATVNGSGSQSANMVLLRTLFQMGIPVSGKNLFPSNIAGLPTWYTIRANKRGYVGRKRDVDLLVAMNPETVDEDLAALPRGSVAIYNSDMRLGSPLREDIVAYAVPFNKLAGEISGDVKLKKLLANMVYVGVVGFLLDLDRAEIDKAINRQFRNKPKAAELNSQAVEKGWQYAAGNLSKRDRIKAERMTMTDGKIIIDGNAAAALGCVFAGCTVVAWYPITPSSSLCESTINYLQKLRVEESGKASFAVIQAEDELAALGMVIGAGWAGARAMTATSGPGISLMAEFAGLAYFVEVPAVVFDVQRLGPSTGLPTRTSQADLSFVAFLSHGDTKHIALIPGSVAEAFEFAGAAFDLAERFQTPVFVLLDLDLGMNYWMSEPFRYPTAPVDRGKVLAAADLERLGEFARYRDVDGDGIPYRTLPGTPHPLGAYFARGSGHNDEARYSEKPADYKNLMDRLGRKYDTARDAVPGPVVDGGGSKVGLIAFGTTDASMSEARDQLAAEHGIATDYLRLRAMPFCREVFDFVAAHDRVYVIEQNRDAQLKGLLKLELAPEHVGKLRSVLIYDGWTVDARTISDQISEQEGK
- a CDS encoding HEAT repeat domain-containing protein, with product MTAGRRIALSLLVAVVALGAAATVPVDARSKHRAAGVAKATPRATAKQAPGAKASPAPRVMAPPRVVAVPRPDPLAPAVRAHLEGAAATRAARNDLLTKVRSVTADPRRTVPGLAAAARDQDALVRANAAFVLGRFGPEAAGAMPALRHLLDDRGGDVAAHAAVALAQIGSEVWAVADLQRALLSGDPALRAMAAEGIEQLGLLGQPAAPALARATRDPDRLVRSAAVRALARVGDRSPATLAALSQALSDPFENVRSNAELAFAFLGPDAGRALPLLIRNVRDRDEAVRSNACVVLGRIGYQSPDQVQALLFALRDRSDAVRAAAATSLGELGGPSALALPDMEALLYDPRPEMREVGAQAIANVRNPLPQPTRAVGPLTVALRDRSPLIRARAAVGLGRVGPAAALATRPLMAALTDPYPE